The Asticcacaulis sp. EMRT-3 region CTGGTGGCCATCGTCAATCTGTATATTTCGCGCGCCGGCGGCGGCAGCGACACCTGGATCGACGCGGTCGGCTGGCGCTATATGCTGGCCTCCTGTGCGCTTCCGGCTGGCCTGTTCTTTCTGGCCGCCTTCTTCATGCCCGACACGCCGCGCTGGTATGTCATGAACGGCCACGAAGAAAAGGCCATGAAGCTCCTGACCTCGCTCGACGGCATCGACGACGCCACCGCGACGATGGCAGAGATCAAAGGCAGCCTGAATCAGCATTCGGGCAAGCTGTTCTCGTTCGGCGTCGGCATCGTCGTCATCGGCATCTTCCTGTCGATCTTCCAGCAGTTCGTCGGCATCAATGCCGTGCTCTACTATTCCAACATGATGTTCAAAAACATCGGTCTGGGCAATGACGCCGCCTTCCTGCAAACCGTCATCATCATGGCCACCAATGTGGTCTTTACGCTGGTGGCCACCTTCACGGTCGATCGCTGGGGCCGCAAGCCGCTGCTCATTCTGGGCGGTATCATCATGGCCGTGGCCATGCTCGGCATGGGCTTCATGTTCCAGAGCCATATGGAAGGCACGGCGCTTCTCGGCGCGGCCATGCTCTATGTCGCCGGTTTCTCGCTGTCGTGGGGTCCGGTGGTCTGGGTCATGCTGTCCGAGCTGTTCCCCAACTCGATCAAGGGCAAGGTCATGGCCATCGCCGTGGCGGCGCAGTGGATCGCCAACTTCCTCGTGACCTGGTCCTTCCTGGTCATCGACGGCGACACCCGCCTGAACGCCGTCTTCAACCACGGCTTCGCCTATTATGTCTATGGCGCCTGCTCGATCCTGGCGGCTCTGTTCGTCTGGAAGTTCGTGCCGGAAACCAAGGGCCGCACACTGGAAGCCATCGAAAGCTTCTGGAAGAAGTCGTAAGTTTTATGCGTATGGGGGCGGAATCTGGCCACGGATTCCGCCCCTTTTCTTTTAAGCGACGAAAGGCAGGATAATGCTGCGCTTAAGCTCAGGGGACAGCGTCCTCGATCTCAATCCCGATCTCGGCGGGTCGATTGCCCGTTTCACGCATAAGGGCGCTGACGTGATGCGCGCCACGCCCGAAGACGCCGACGACGCGCTGCAAACCGCCTGTTTCCCGCTCGTGCCCTTCTGCAACCGCATCCGCGATGGCCGTTTCGTGCTGGAAGGCCGCAAGGTGCAGCTTTCGCCCAATCTCGGTGACCACCCCCACGCCCTGCACGGTCAGGGCTGGCGCAATGGCTGGCAGGTGATCGAGGCGTCGCCGTCGCGCGCCGCGCTCAGCTATCGCCATGCCGCCGATGAATGGCCGTGGGACTACGAATCGACGCTCGTTTACGAACTGCGCCCCAAGGGTTTGCGCATGTTCCTCAATGTCAAAAACCTGTCGGGTGGCCACATGCCCGCTGGCCTCGGTTTTCACCCCTATTTCAACCTGACGCCGGATACGCGCCTGAAGGCCAGCGTTGACGGCGTCTGGATTTCCGACGAAGACACCCTGCCGCGCAACTGGCACGCCGGTGCGCTGTACAAGGACTGGACGCACGGCGACCGGCTGGTTTTCGATAAGCTGATCGACAACTGCTATACCGGCTTTAAGGGCCGCGCCGAAGTTTTCGAAGGCGAGCGCCTGACCCACACGCTTCGCGCCTCGCCCGATTGCCACTGGCTGCATATTTTCGTACCGCCTGGCGAGGCCTTTTTCTGCGCCGAACCGGTCAACCACATGCCCGATCCGTTCAATCAGCCCAATTCCGGCATGAAGTGCCTGAAGGCCGGTGAAACGCGCATGATCTGGATGGATATTGCGATCGCGTGAGAACGGTCTGCAACTTATTCAGAACACGGAGCATCCTGCCGGATCAGTCCTTCGGTTTTCAGCGCCGCCCATAAGGCCGCCGGGATCGGCGTCTGCATCAGGGCCAGATTGGCGCGCACCTCAGCGGGCGAGGCCATGCCTGCCACCACCACGGCCACCGCCGGATGGGCCAGCGGAAATTGCAGGGCGGCCGCAGCCAGCGGCACGTCAAACGCCCGGCACACCGCCTCCAGACGCGCCACGCGGGCACGCACGCTGTCCGGCGCGGGCGCATAATTATAGGCCGCCCCGCCGCTCAATATGCCGGAATTGAATGGCCCCGCCGCCAGAATCTGCACGCCGCGCGCCGCGCACAACGGCAGGAAATGGTCGAGCGCCCCCTGCTCCAGCAGGGTGTAGCGCCCCGCCAGCATCACCATATCAAGATCGGCATGACCGAGCACGGTTTCGGCGATTTCTGTCTCGTTGATGCCCAGACCGATGGCGGTAATGCGCCCCTCAGCCTTCAGTTCGCACATGGCGGGATAGCCGCCCTCCAGAAAGTCCCGCAGGTGACGGGGATGCGCCTCGCCATGCGTCAAGGCACCGAGATCATGGGCCAGCAGGATGTCGATTCGGTCGCGTTTCAGGCGTTTCAGGCTGTCTTCGAAGCTGCGCAGCACGCCATCACGGCTGTAATCGAACTCCGGCTCGAACGGATCGCCATCGACAAAGCCGTGGCGTTCGGTGCCCAGCGGCGGCGCGGCAATCGGCCTTAACACCCGCCCGACCTTGCTCGACAGGATCACGGCCTCGTCAAGCTGCGCCAGACGGCGCTCAGACAGGCCCTGACCATAATGCGGCGCCGTATCGACATAGCCTATGCCACCGGCAAGGGCGGTATCGCGTGTTGCTTTCGCTGTCTCGTCATCCAGCGCGCGATACAGATTGCCAAGTGTCGCCGAGCCGAAGCCAAGGCGATGGGCGGGCGGCCAGGAAGCCAGCGAAACGGTCATGAAAGGCCCTGCTGAATGTGTTTATCTTTAAAAATCCTTCTTAAGAATAAAAACGCTCGCCGACAAGACATGAAAAAGGCCCGGTTCTGACACCGGGCCTTTTTTCATCTGTGACCGCTTACTTACGCGGTACGTCTTCCGTATAGGTGGGTTTCAGGGTCGGATCGTTCCAGATTTTTTCGTCTTCGTCGGCGATGGTTTTCGGATTACGCGGATCGATGCGGCGGGCGGCGTCAACATCCTCGGCTTCATCGCTATAGGCTTCGCTGGCCGGTTTCGGCCCCTTGGCGACGCTTTCGTCGTCTTCGTCGCGATCCCACGGTGTGACCTGCGGTTCATAGGTCGGGCCGCTGTTGGAAATGCCGCTGGGCGGCGTCTGGACATAGGTTTTCGGCATAAGACGTCCTTTCAGTAAAGGGGGGGGGCTTTCGGTAAAAGCGGGCAAAGGCTTGTCCGTTACCACCAGCTTAGACCGAAAGCGATAAGGACAGGATCGCTAAGCCACCCTGTCCTTATCAGCAGGACGTAAGTTATTTCGGCAGATCGGCCTCACCGCTGACGCTTAAGGTGGCGCTGACCGTCTGGGCGTCGCCCGGCTGGCCGCCACCGAGGCTGATCACGTAATCACCGGCCATGACCTTACGTGCGCCATCGCTCATGACCTGCGACAGATCGCGGGCATCGAGCGTAAGCGTGACGGGCAGGGTTTCACCGGCTTTCAGATGGATGCGCTGGAAACCGGCCAGAACCGGATGACCGGCCGCGCCCGGACGCTTTACATAAAGCTCGACCACCTCATCGCCATCAAGCTTGCCCGTATTGCTGACCTGCACCGTGGCCGTGACCGGATCACCCGCCTTGATGCTCGATGCCGACAGGCTGGGCGCGGCATAGGCAAAGCGGGTATAGCTGAGGCCCTGACCGAACGGATGCAGCACCGCCCCATCGAAATAGCGATAGGTGCGCCCCTTCATGCTGTAATCGACAAACGGCGGCAATTCGCTGATGTCCTGATAGATGGTGTAGGGCAGACGGCCCGAAGGATTGTTCTGGCCGCTCAAGGTGGCGGCGATGGCATGACCGCCCTCCTCGCCCGGATACCAGGCTTGCAGGATGGCGTCGGCGTTTTTTTCCACCCACGGATCGGAGATTTCGCCGCCGGTGACATAGACCACCACCAGAGGCTTGCCGGTCGCCTTCACCGCTTCGAGCATTTTCTGCTGCGCTTCCGGCAAGGCCAGGTTGGTCCGGTCGCCGCCATTGAAGCCGGGCAGATCGACCTTCATCTCCTCACCTTCCAGATCGGGCGACAGACCGACAAAGGCGACCACCGCGTCGCTGGATTT contains the following coding sequences:
- a CDS encoding aldose 1-epimerase, producing MLRLSSGDSVLDLNPDLGGSIARFTHKGADVMRATPEDADDALQTACFPLVPFCNRIRDGRFVLEGRKVQLSPNLGDHPHALHGQGWRNGWQVIEASPSRAALSYRHAADEWPWDYESTLVYELRPKGLRMFLNVKNLSGGHMPAGLGFHPYFNLTPDTRLKASVDGVWISDEDTLPRNWHAGALYKDWTHGDRLVFDKLIDNCYTGFKGRAEVFEGERLTHTLRASPDCHWLHIFVPPGEAFFCAEPVNHMPDPFNQPNSGMKCLKAGETRMIWMDIAIA
- a CDS encoding aldo/keto reductase, with the protein product MTVSLASWPPAHRLGFGSATLGNLYRALDDETAKATRDTALAGGIGYVDTAPHYGQGLSERRLAQLDEAVILSSKVGRVLRPIAAPPLGTERHGFVDGDPFEPEFDYSRDGVLRSFEDSLKRLKRDRIDILLAHDLGALTHGEAHPRHLRDFLEGGYPAMCELKAEGRITAIGLGINETEIAETVLGHADLDMVMLAGRYTLLEQGALDHFLPLCAARGVQILAAGPFNSGILSGGAAYNYAPAPDSVRARVARLEAVCRAFDVPLAAAALQFPLAHPAVAVVVAGMASPAEVRANLALMQTPIPAALWAALKTEGLIRQDAPCSE
- a CDS encoding sugar porter family MFS transporter, whose amino-acid sequence is MTSTTKSVNMGLVMGLAIGAALGGLLFGYDTAVINGAVESIKHNFIDPRTALDELQRNNLFGWATGIALLGCVVGSAIAGPLATKIGRRGGMMIAALLFFASSLLSAYPETALAPIGHMGVDALTPFMVYRFLGGIAIGMASLISPMYIGEIAPAKSRGMLVTFQQLAIVGGILLVAIVNLYISRAGGGSDTWIDAVGWRYMLASCALPAGLFFLAAFFMPDTPRWYVMNGHEEKAMKLLTSLDGIDDATATMAEIKGSLNQHSGKLFSFGVGIVVIGIFLSIFQQFVGINAVLYYSNMMFKNIGLGNDAAFLQTVIIMATNVVFTLVATFTVDRWGRKPLLILGGIIMAVAMLGMGFMFQSHMEGTALLGAAMLYVAGFSLSWGPVVWVMLSELFPNSIKGKVMAIAVAAQWIANFLVTWSFLVIDGDTRLNAVFNHGFAYYVYGACSILAALFVWKFVPETKGRTLEAIESFWKKS